The stretch of DNA CAATGCTGTTTGACGACGCCGGTATGCGGCCACGTGGGCGCGGTTGCCGCAGTTTCCCGTGTCGCAATACCGCCGAGAGCGGTNTTTGGACAGGTCGATCAATACCGCATCGCAGTCGGGTGCCGCACACACTTTCAGCCGGCCCAGCTCCTTACTGCGAATCACATCCACCAAAGCCATCGCTGCTTCTACCCNCATGCGCTGTGCGAGCGGCGCCGCAGNGGCGGTTGCATGCAGATGCCAGTCCCATTGATCATGCTTGACCAACTGGGGCAGGGCGTGAGCGCGGGCCAGCAGGTCATTGACCATGCCGGCGGCTGTGGTTTCATCCGCGGTGAAGATGGTGCGCAGCTCACTTCGCATCTCCCGTACTTCTAATACCTCAGCGGCCGAGTGCTGGCGCGAGCCGCTGAACTGCTCCCTCATGACAAAGTCATTGAGTTGAGACAGACTTTCCATCGAATCAGTACCCGTCACGCTCCCACCGTCGGCCACCGTAATGGGTGCTGTGTTGATGAGGTTGACGGCGGACAGCAATGACATTTCCGTGTCACTACTAAAACCATTTTGACTCCTGACATGTCGCGGGCATAATGTAAGTAGTCTAACGCCTATCACTGCTGACATACGGACCTTTCATGACCGAATCAACAATCTCTTTTCCGGCCCCGCGCAAGGCAATGGCCTCACCGGCGCTCCTGCTTGCCTTCGTTTCCGCTGCGGCTTTTGCGTTGTCAGGATCCTTTGCAAAGTCCTTGTTCGATGTGGGATGGNACCCCGGAGCGGCTGTGGCTGTCCGCATTGGNGGTGCCGCCGTGGTACTTCTGATTCCCGTGATCATCACATTGGTGCGGCGCTGGTCCGAGGTGAAGGGCTCTCTGGGGCGGATTGCCATTTACGGTGTGGTCCCCATTGCTCTGTGCCAGCTGTTTTATTTCAATGCTGTCCAGCACCTCTCGGTGGGTGTGGCGCTGTTGCTGGAATATCTTTCGCCGGTGTTGTTAGTTGCTTGGGCGTGGATCATGACGCGTCAGCGGCCGCGGCTACTGACAATTGTGGGTGCCGTGAGCGCCATGGCCGGGCTGGTGCTTGTCCTAGATTTGGCGGGGAGCCAGAAGGTCAGTGTAGAGGGCATCCTGTGGGGGCTTGCCGCGGCAGTGTGCTCGGCCGTGTACTTTGTCATGTCATCCCGGACAGGGGACAACGTTCCGCCCATTCTCATGGCCGGTGGCGGTATGGCCGTTGGCGCAACCATGATCGTGGGGCTGGGTGTGATCGGCGTACTGCCTATGGCCTTCACGTTTGAGAGCCCCGTGTTCGCAGGAACCCAGGTGCATTGGCTGGTTCC from Arthrobacter polaris encodes:
- a CDS encoding DMT family transporter, with product MTESTISFPAPRKAMASPALLLAFVSAAAFALSGSFAKSLFDVGWXPGAAVAVRIGGAAVVLLIPVIITLVRRWSEVKGSLGRIAIYGVVPIALCQLFYFNAVQHLSVGVALLLEYLSPVLLVAWAWIMTRQRPRLLTIVGAVSAMAGLVLVLDLAGSQKVSVEGILWGLAAAVCSAVYFVMSSRTGDNVPPILMAGGGMAVGATMIVGLGVIGVLPMAFTFESPVFAGTQVHWLVPVLGLVLITTVFAYILGIISTRGLGSKVASFVALFEVLFAVVWAWILLGELPRSIQLLGGIAIMGGVVLVRLDELRGSPQRGPSYVIDLEVNPAHEPAEKLPAESPQS
- a CDS encoding CGNR zinc finger domain-containing protein, coding for MSLLSAVNLINTAPITVADGGSVTGTDSMESLSQLNDFVMREQFSGSRQHSAAEVLEVREMRSELRTIFTADETTAAGMVNDLLARAHALPQLVKHDQWDWHLHATAXAAPLAQRMXVEAAMALVDVIRSKELGRLKVCAAPDCDAVLIDLSKXRSRRYCDTGNCGNRAHVAAYRRRQTALVAASHS